From the Priestia aryabhattai genome, one window contains:
- the cobT gene encoding nicotinate-nucleotide--dimethylbenzimidazole phosphoribosyltransferase: MINVYIPALQTSAGEKAARYIDTLTKPLGSLGRLEEIAVELAAMTGEVFPAVTPPGVLVFAGDHGIVKEGVSAYPQDVTAQMALNFLQGGAAINVFSQQIDAQFKLIDIGIASHLSHKDLVQRKVKLGTASFLKEEAMTRNEAEQAVQVGYEEAEKLISQGIKCLIVGEMGIGNTTSSTAILAVLTGEKVSKLAGMGTGISNEQLRHKVNVIEEALQNRHINPQDPIDIISKIGGLEIAGMAGAMLAAAAHRIPILIDGFICTVAALLATEINTQARDYMFASHQSVEQGHACAMKLLDKKPLLNLNLRLGEGSGAAVTFPLLHSASLMIANMATFQSAGVSEKE, from the coding sequence ATGATAAACGTTTATATTCCAGCGCTTCAAACAAGCGCTGGTGAAAAAGCGGCACGCTATATTGATACATTAACAAAACCGCTAGGAAGCCTTGGAAGACTAGAAGAAATAGCAGTTGAATTAGCGGCAATGACAGGGGAAGTTTTTCCTGCAGTCACTCCACCAGGAGTCCTCGTTTTTGCAGGCGATCATGGAATTGTAAAAGAAGGAGTTTCAGCCTATCCTCAAGACGTAACGGCACAAATGGCGCTAAATTTCTTGCAGGGAGGAGCAGCTATTAACGTGTTTAGTCAGCAAATAGATGCACAGTTCAAACTGATTGACATCGGCATTGCTTCACACCTTTCCCATAAGGACCTTGTACAGCGAAAAGTGAAGCTAGGCACGGCAAGTTTTCTTAAAGAAGAGGCGATGACTCGTAATGAGGCAGAACAGGCTGTTCAAGTCGGATATGAGGAAGCTGAAAAGCTTATTTCCCAAGGAATCAAATGTTTAATTGTAGGAGAAATGGGCATCGGAAATACTACGTCAAGCACGGCTATTTTAGCTGTATTAACAGGGGAAAAAGTCTCTAAGCTTGCAGGAATGGGCACAGGTATTTCTAACGAACAACTACGTCACAAAGTGAACGTGATTGAAGAAGCGCTGCAAAACAGGCATATTAACCCTCAAGATCCGATTGATATCATCAGTAAAATAGGGGGACTTGAAATTGCTGGAATGGCAGGTGCTATGTTAGCGGCAGCTGCTCATCGCATTCCTATTTTAATAGATGGTTTTATTTGTACAGTTGCAGCCCTTCTAGCGACAGAAATCAATACACAAGCAAGAGACTATATGTTTGCTAGTCACCAATCTGTTGAACAAGGTCACGCGTGTGCGATGAAGCTTCTTGATAAGAAACCGCTTCTCAATCTCAATCTTCGCTTAGGTGAAGGAAGTGGAGCTGCTGTTACATTTCCGCTGTTGCACTCAGCTTCACTGATGATTGCCAATATGGCCACGTTTCAATCTGCAGGAGTGTCTGAAAAAGAATAA